A region from the Halomarina litorea genome encodes:
- the gfcR gene encoding transcriptional regulator GfcR, with amino-acid sequence MKNVDDLIENASALAERGLSKGEIADELNVSRETARWLVERGNTTTTRTASEPDDIHVDWSAVGSGGDRLEHVGKAMADLLRDANGEVDVTVGIEKAGVPLATTVGRELATDLATYTPAKHQWEEGELDDRGGSFSRNFAPIEGRDCYVVDDTVTSGTTLAETVRAVREHGGNPVACVVLVDKRGVDEVEGVPVHSLIQVIRVGTSE; translated from the coding sequence ATGAAGAACGTCGACGACCTCATCGAGAACGCATCGGCACTGGCAGAGCGCGGCCTGTCGAAGGGCGAGATAGCCGACGAACTGAACGTCTCCCGGGAGACGGCCCGCTGGCTCGTCGAGCGCGGGAACACGACGACCACCCGGACGGCGAGCGAACCGGACGACATCCACGTCGACTGGTCGGCCGTCGGGAGCGGCGGCGACCGCCTCGAACACGTCGGCAAGGCGATGGCCGACCTCCTGCGCGATGCCAACGGCGAGGTGGACGTCACCGTCGGCATCGAGAAGGCCGGCGTCCCCCTCGCGACGACGGTGGGGCGCGAACTGGCGACGGACCTCGCGACGTACACGCCCGCGAAACACCAGTGGGAGGAGGGCGAACTCGACGACCGGGGCGGGAGCTTCTCGCGGAACTTCGCGCCCATCGAGGGACGCGACTGCTACGTCGTGGACGACACCGTCACCAGCGGAACCACCCTCGCGGAGACGGTCCGGGCCGTCCGCGAACACGGCGGCAACCCCGTCGCTTGCGTCGTCCTCGTGGACAAGCGCGGCGTCGACGAGGTGGAGGGCGTCCCGGTCCACTCGCTCATCCAGGTCATCCGCGTCGGCACGAGCGAGTAG